One genomic window of Gracilinema caldarium DSM 7334 includes the following:
- a CDS encoding TetR family transcriptional regulator, which produces MGYKDIHKERIRRYFLDAAKDIIVTEGVSAVTSKKVGERAAYSYASIYNYFENQNALICEAVEELAKECAQWVADNLNAVLAGQFPNFRFWLPYEPGHAYSPFPADLVIPFEKRITKHKSIEDRILALAFLMIEYNGRNPNRYEPFLSTEIDFRYFIKRDGHHFFHPAYALLLTELEKLERFTQEKRRLIADIMVYIFHSKMHFYIRYGAPESLEALHREVAQEVRFLLWP; this is translated from the coding sequence ATGGGTTATAAGGATATTCATAAAGAACGGATCCGGCGATATTTTCTGGATGCGGCAAAGGACATTATTGTTACCGAAGGTGTTTCGGCAGTAACTAGCAAGAAAGTAGGGGAGCGGGCTGCTTATTCCTATGCAAGTATTTATAACTATTTTGAAAACCAGAATGCTCTTATTTGTGAAGCGGTGGAAGAGCTTGCAAAAGAATGCGCTCAATGGGTCGCAGACAATCTTAATGCTGTTCTTGCTGGGCAATTCCCGAATTTTCGTTTTTGGTTACCCTATGAACCAGGTCATGCTTACAGCCCTTTTCCTGCAGATTTAGTAATTCCTTTCGAAAAAAGAATAACTAAACATAAATCAATAGAAGACCGAATATTAGCTTTGGCTTTCTTAATGATTGAATATAATGGTAGGAACCCTAACCGATATGAGCCATTTCTTTCAACAGAAATAGATTTTCGTTACTTTATTAAACGAGACGGGCATCACTTTTTTCATCCCGCTTATGCGTTGCTTCTTACAGAATTAGAAAAACTTGAGAGATTTACTCAGGAAAAGCGTCGACTTATTGCGGACATTATGGTATATATCTTCCATTCAAAGATGCATTTTTATATTCGTTATGGTGCTCCAGAAAGTCTGGAAGCCCTGCATCGGGAAGTTGCCCAGGAGGTCCGCTTTCTCTTATGGCCCTGA
- a CDS encoding DUF6937 domain-containing protein translates to MDKSSVIFGNPIAPGIVQKAERQKTAYIKKFGDDTQKEFRLVSRKVDSLEPMGIEQLMVQDTSITVEGDWKQSNLASDPNALVVGNIRMGFGHYRISIAIASAARALGKNPYWFDLHSFKDTTGGKIIAHLNSLYSLGSRLSQKYALFNSLYWEPLNSEGFRKLSYNAADQKITELMATPCKLLPKQVPYVATHVWPAQAAIHSGMERVVNVIPDNWPMALHLSEGAIHCVQSPSAWFGYKMLRGMAGKNIPRFMDPGSLVYTGHYIDHELVANLEQDTAERLKRLATLQPLRILLSVGGAGAQRELYARLIRALLPLEKRGKVAILINVGDHQSVLSGLLSDIPELQAATKYINHWSDTRTFAKQALQNSISGIHLFMHSDIFQAVYTTNILMRASDLLVTKPSELAFYPVPKLLVRRVGGHEAWGAIRSAELGDGTFECSDPREAEIMLKFLVEDYEGLHLMNSCILSANKTGLYSGAYRAVELAGQGGTK, encoded by the coding sequence ATGGATAAGTCCAGTGTTATTTTCGGCAATCCTATAGCGCCAGGGATTGTCCAAAAGGCAGAACGGCAGAAAACTGCCTACATCAAAAAATTCGGAGATGATACCCAAAAGGAATTTCGTTTAGTATCCCGGAAGGTTGACAGTCTTGAGCCTATGGGAATTGAGCAATTGATGGTTCAGGATACCAGTATTACTGTAGAGGGAGACTGGAAACAAAGCAACCTTGCTTCAGATCCGAATGCCCTTGTGGTAGGAAATATCCGGATGGGTTTTGGACATTACCGAATTTCTATTGCAATTGCCAGTGCTGCTCGAGCCCTAGGTAAAAATCCATACTGGTTCGACCTGCATTCTTTTAAGGATACTACCGGAGGAAAAATTATTGCCCATCTCAATAGTCTCTACTCCCTGGGATCCCGCTTATCACAGAAATATGCACTTTTTAACAGCCTATATTGGGAGCCTCTAAATTCAGAGGGTTTCAGGAAGCTGAGTTACAATGCGGCGGATCAAAAAATAACTGAGCTTATGGCTACTCCCTGCAAACTGCTTCCAAAACAGGTTCCTTATGTAGCAACCCATGTATGGCCCGCCCAGGCAGCGATACACAGCGGTATGGAACGGGTCGTCAACGTTATCCCCGATAACTGGCCTATGGCTTTACACCTCTCCGAAGGAGCAATCCATTGCGTACAATCTCCCTCCGCCTGGTTTGGCTACAAAATGTTACGGGGTATGGCTGGTAAAAACATACCTCGCTTTATGGATCCTGGAAGCCTTGTCTACACTGGTCATTACATTGACCATGAGCTGGTTGCCAATCTAGAACAGGATACAGCGGAACGCTTAAAACGTCTGGCAACCTTACAGCCCCTACGGATACTCCTCTCTGTCGGCGGTGCAGGGGCACAGCGGGAACTCTATGCCAGGCTCATCCGGGCACTTCTTCCTCTCGAAAAGCGTGGTAAGGTTGCCATACTCATTAATGTGGGGGACCATCAATCGGTTTTGAGTGGTCTTCTTTCTGACATTCCCGAACTCCAAGCAGCCACGAAATACATCAACCATTGGAGCGATACCCGGACCTTCGCAAAACAAGCCCTGCAGAATTCGATTTCGGGCATCCATCTTTTTATGCATTCCGACATTTTCCAGGCTGTTTACACCACGAACATCCTCATGCGCGCCAGTGACCTCCTCGTGACTAAGCCAAGTGAATTAGCCTTCTATCCAGTACCGAAACTACTGGTCCGACGGGTTGGAGGACATGAAGCATGGGGCGCAATTCGGTCAGCTGAATTGGGTGACGGCACCTTTGAATGTAGTGATCCCAGAGAGGCGGAGATCATGCTCAAATTTCTAGTCGAAGACTACGAGGGGTTACATTTGATGAATTCCTGCATCCTATCCGCCAATAAAACGGGACTCTATTCGGGAGCCTACCGGGCAGTTGAATTAGCAGGGCAAGGAGGAACAAAATGA
- a CDS encoding MFS transporter → MSNRTSTAQVHTVESLPFGKKIVYALGQLGWSLASYGAANFLNYFYLPPQEGGTALFPKMIHQGYVVGFLTVIGLILAFGRIWDAITDPLIAVFSDKNKSNIGRRRFFMAVSVLPFALFSILVFVAPFGTGTQANITANGIWLFVTVTLFYFFMTMYVTPFFAWMSELGHNSNERLELSTMISITWALGAMIGAQAPALQGMLQAQGMSPLQAFQTAQGVFALVSFILMILPIIIIDENRYTESVPCDDGFFTSIGNVIKDRNFFRFTLSDFAYWISLYFINNGLMYYITVLLGLPKEAYSSLFLIMFFISFAFYIPVNFIARIVGRKRLLMIAFGLFGLLFIFCALFGYLPVPPMIQALIAALIAAIPLAIFGILPNAMISDMAEAYAIETGMYKAGVFFGFRTFMSKMGQSIGAALLPSIVKIGADYLGSDEVVGVTGVRLTTIFALAFCVIGFILLLLYNEKQVQETLAKHSQSK, encoded by the coding sequence ATGAGTAACAGAACTAGTACTGCACAGGTTCACACCGTGGAGTCACTCCCCTTCGGGAAAAAAATCGTCTATGCATTAGGCCAGCTTGGATGGTCATTAGCAAGCTATGGGGCGGCTAATTTTTTAAATTACTTTTATTTGCCACCTCAGGAAGGTGGAACAGCCCTGTTTCCCAAAATGATTCATCAAGGTTATGTTGTAGGATTTCTTACCGTCATTGGGCTTATTCTCGCCTTTGGCCGTATATGGGATGCTATAACCGACCCCCTTATCGCCGTGTTTTCCGATAAGAACAAATCGAACATCGGCCGCCGACGCTTTTTTATGGCTGTTTCGGTTTTGCCCTTTGCGCTTTTTTCAATTTTGGTCTTTGTGGCACCCTTCGGTACTGGGACTCAGGCTAACATTACAGCTAATGGCATCTGGTTGTTTGTTACGGTCACGCTTTTCTATTTCTTTATGACCATGTATGTAACTCCCTTCTTCGCCTGGATGAGTGAACTGGGTCATAACAGTAATGAACGGCTAGAACTTTCTACGATGATTTCTATTACCTGGGCATTGGGTGCCATGATTGGGGCCCAGGCTCCCGCACTGCAAGGTATGTTACAAGCCCAGGGGATGTCGCCGCTCCAGGCTTTTCAGACTGCCCAAGGAGTGTTCGCTCTGGTTTCTTTTATATTGATGATCCTACCTATCATCATTATTGATGAAAATCGCTATACCGAATCGGTGCCCTGCGATGACGGCTTCTTTACTTCCATTGGGAATGTTATTAAGGATCGGAATTTTTTTCGCTTTACCCTTTCGGACTTTGCCTATTGGATCAGCCTGTATTTTATCAACAATGGACTCATGTATTATATAACCGTCCTCCTTGGACTTCCCAAAGAAGCTTACTCAAGTCTCTTTCTAATCATGTTTTTCATCAGTTTTGCTTTCTATATCCCTGTTAACTTTATTGCAAGAATTGTAGGACGTAAACGACTTCTCATGATTGCCTTTGGACTTTTTGGTCTGCTCTTTATCTTCTGTGCCCTCTTTGGGTATCTGCCCGTACCACCAATGATTCAGGCTCTTATTGCAGCCCTCATAGCCGCCATACCACTTGCTATTTTTGGGATTCTACCAAACGCTATGATTTCTGATATGGCAGAAGCCTATGCAATAGAGACGGGAATGTATAAAGCGGGAGTGTTCTTTGGCTTCAGAACCTTTATGTCAAAAATGGGTCAATCTATTGGTGCAGCATTACTGCCATCTATTGTTAAAATTGGGGCTGATTATTTAGGATCAGACGAAGTAGTAGGTGTAACTGGAGTACGGCTTACAACCATCTTTGCCCTTGCATTCTGCGTCATCGGTTTTATATTGCTCTTACTTTACAATGAAAAACAAGTGCAAGAAACTTTGGCAAAGCATTCACAAAGTAAGTAA
- a CDS encoding PP2C family protein-serine/threonine phosphatase, which translates to MRWFKQFRLAAMSKSIHSLFDILALCLFIQPNQLAAADVPLLSSLRAQQWYWAVDTVQSLVEIHKNPLQERQLQFTTLDEAALSNLEHLLPGKKGYIWIRGDFPAINFYSPQSLGLFLGRVTMTDQTWVNGIFVGSTGRNPPNYFSYWNVSREYTIPPEAIEFHKPITILIHIWVDGEGSLASRPFIGLRQDTVLAARWENFWNSTANLMFASIMLIISIYHFILYFRRKKDKENFSFALLNLLSVFYLSNFFITELPGMPPLWLSYINFQKFINLVLFFMLFKLCGFVRDYLRETDPRWVFWVRMLLLIIPVGIILFSSNYSTLREIRLVTQLFLLPPLAYVVYIPVAGLIKKDPDALPLLLGFSPMVVTALLDIFLHEVMKLYNFPYITGFGWQIVLLSFLFLLAGRFARARNEAEDLNLHLENKVKERTEELSQANMQLQQVNSALEEANYRAQRDLKMAEFVQKSFYPAFLPTLEGWDVAYAFEPMSGVSGDLYDFYIDGNSLLGVGLFDVSGHGIASGLVAMLAKSIVYRQFKDGRDIPLGEVMTKIDEKLISEKGNIENYLTGILLRFTDDRVEYVNAGHPDLLYRSGRTGVVKAVESRQGESRGRFIGLEGLSEGYRSLRFPIHSGDTLLVYSDCLVEAKNAAGEDFGNDRIRAALSQAPAKAGAAAVRDYILEQFRAFLTGEPPRDDLTLLVLIKSA; encoded by the coding sequence ATGCGGTGGTTTAAGCAGTTTAGATTGGCAGCGATGTCGAAAAGCATTCATTCTTTGTTTGACATACTTGCCTTATGCCTTTTTATTCAACCCAACCAGTTAGCCGCCGCAGATGTACCTCTTCTATCTAGCCTTAGGGCACAACAATGGTATTGGGCTGTTGATACCGTTCAGAGTCTAGTCGAAATCCATAAAAATCCTCTGCAGGAACGGCAGTTACAGTTTACCACCCTGGATGAGGCCGCCCTTTCTAACCTGGAACATCTCCTTCCTGGTAAAAAGGGCTATATCTGGATACGGGGGGATTTTCCTGCTATCAACTTTTATTCTCCGCAATCACTGGGGCTTTTCCTTGGCCGGGTAACCATGACCGACCAGACCTGGGTAAATGGTATCTTTGTTGGCAGCACTGGGCGGAATCCACCGAATTATTTTAGCTACTGGAACGTTTCCCGAGAATATACGATTCCCCCAGAAGCAATTGAGTTTCATAAACCAATAACGATTCTCATTCATATCTGGGTAGATGGAGAGGGATCCCTTGCCTCACGCCCCTTTATAGGATTACGGCAGGATACGGTTCTTGCCGCTCGCTGGGAAAACTTCTGGAATTCCACAGCGAACCTGATGTTTGCGTCGATTATGCTCATCATATCGATCTATCATTTTATTTTGTACTTTAGAAGAAAAAAGGATAAAGAAAATTTTTCATTTGCCCTGCTGAATCTGCTCAGTGTTTTTTATCTCTCAAATTTTTTTATCACCGAGCTTCCCGGCATGCCTCCGCTGTGGCTCAGTTATATCAACTTCCAGAAATTCATCAACCTGGTGCTCTTTTTCATGCTCTTTAAGCTCTGCGGCTTTGTTAGGGACTACCTGAGGGAAACGGATCCCCGCTGGGTATTTTGGGTAAGGATGTTATTATTGATTATCCCCGTCGGAATCATCCTGTTTAGTTCTAATTACAGTACCCTCCGTGAAATCCGCCTCGTAACCCAGCTCTTCCTGCTGCCGCCTTTAGCATATGTGGTGTATATACCGGTTGCTGGGCTTATCAAAAAAGACCCCGATGCGCTCCCCCTGCTCCTTGGCTTTTCACCGATGGTAGTGACCGCCCTGCTCGATATTTTCCTCCACGAAGTTATGAAACTCTATAACTTCCCCTACATCACCGGTTTTGGCTGGCAAATTGTACTCCTAAGTTTTCTTTTTCTCCTTGCAGGACGCTTTGCCCGTGCCCGTAACGAGGCAGAGGACCTGAATCTGCATCTGGAAAACAAGGTTAAGGAACGGACCGAAGAACTGTCTCAGGCCAATATGCAGCTACAACAGGTTAATTCTGCCTTGGAGGAAGCCAATTACCGGGCTCAGCGGGACCTTAAGATGGCGGAATTTGTCCAAAAAAGTTTTTATCCCGCCTTCCTGCCCACCCTCGAGGGTTGGGATGTGGCCTATGCCTTTGAACCGATGTCGGGAGTTTCAGGAGACCTCTACGACTTTTATATTGATGGAAATAGCCTGCTGGGTGTAGGTCTTTTTGATGTATCCGGCCATGGTATTGCTTCAGGACTTGTTGCGATGCTTGCGAAATCCATTGTGTACCGCCAGTTTAAGGATGGCCGGGACATACCTCTTGGTGAAGTCATGACTAAAATTGATGAAAAACTTATCTCAGAAAAGGGGAACATTGAAAACTACCTTACGGGCATATTGCTCCGTTTCACCGATGACCGGGTAGAATATGTTAATGCGGGTCACCCTGATCTGCTATATCGTTCAGGTCGTACTGGAGTGGTTAAAGCGGTGGAATCCCGACAGGGTGAAAGCCGGGGCCGCTTTATCGGCCTCGAAGGCCTCTCCGAAGGATACCGAAGCCTCCGCTTTCCCATCCACAGTGGTGATACTTTGCTTGTTTATTCAGATTGTCTTGTTGAAGCAAAAAATGCTGCCGGTGAAGATTTTGGGAATGACCGGATCAGGGCGGCTCTCTCTCAAGCTCCTGCAAAAGCCGGAGCCGCCGCAGTACGAGATTATATTCTTGAACAGTTTAGAGCCTTCCTTACCGGCGAGCCACCCCGAGACGACCTTACTTTGTTAGTGCTGATTAAGTCAGCTTAA